In one Armatimonadota bacterium genomic region, the following are encoded:
- a CDS encoding efflux RND transporter permease subunit, translating to MRGFNLVEWSVRHPSAVLSFYVAMVALAVVAIALYMPRRMMPYIESPQVGVVTRSPGMSAEEMETYYTKPIEQRMTTISGARYIRSTTQDGYSIVVLEFPYGADMQRKLTEVQALLTAVQDDLPMQGANAQPSWVIQIDPLNLPVLTLSITGDERWTPARIREVAENEIADRLKRTSGEIHAVTAFGGYRRQMQAIVDRNKLAARGLSILDVQQAIDTINRANPSGRLTTGDREEVVRMDLLARSAEELSAYPIRSDGDRTVFLRDVADVIDTVDERRSVFFHQWQADGKWQTDQAIALNVLQNPSASSPQVIAAVTKELAAIEGDYPGLKFRTAYNNAEFVDVLLKNLWFELALAVVLAGLVVWLFLAEWRMTLIALTAIPTSMAMAILALVPMGMSLNSSTLIGLLFSIGRLVDDAIIDLHAVRRHMKMGKDAQTATIEGISEVRRSVAASTLMIVIALVPLLFAGGIVEQMFIGLVWPLIFGLLASFLVSMTLTATLAARYLEGASEGPARFERWVIGPFQSLLDRMEGGYGRLIRWLLKHRFANLVRIQATLAVGVVFYYFIGSEMMPLGDISQAYLRLEMQPGASYAATEEATRRIQQIVQKHPEIRSVAWEVGAEGGPGYYEGAYFTGYAAMRENGATAMIALTSKDERQKDIWQVIDAIQEEAVATIPGVRLLQIKEMGVDVMATAAAPIQILIYGPDFALTSMLAEESLRIAKDQVPDLFQPGTSWTMGKPTWRLNVDLARAAQFGLSPEEIANQAFYATKGGYGMEFYRFPDIADRRQTTVLIRYAESQRMHPYDLEHLLLTNSEGHSIPLKSIAEVELASSPTMIERDGLRRVVSLMGYYRKGDYRPPSAELEAPPRPSMDVAMDVMMRAMSQINWPPREYGMEVRGDMTQMMDSFRRMMIGFLIAILLMYLALAAQFGGFLQPIQMVFSLPLELTGVFMFLYLMSQSFSTVSLLGIIVLTGMDLTAAILMIDLIMGLRAKGMPRDEAVIAGCTDRLRPILMTVTVTIAALAPVAFFPKMGTDAYQPLATAVVGGLIMGTALTLVDIPIMHTLADDLVRRFRRGR from the coding sequence TTGAGAGGCTTCAACCTGGTCGAGTGGAGCGTGCGGCATCCGTCGGCGGTGCTCTCGTTCTACGTTGCGATGGTTGCGCTGGCGGTCGTCGCGATCGCGCTCTATATGCCGCGGCGCATGATGCCTTATATCGAAAGCCCGCAGGTTGGCGTGGTAACGCGCTCGCCCGGAATGAGCGCGGAGGAGATGGAGACCTACTACACCAAGCCCATCGAGCAGCGGATGACGACCATCTCGGGCGCGAGGTACATCCGCAGCACCACGCAGGACGGCTACAGCATTGTTGTGCTGGAGTTTCCCTACGGCGCGGACATGCAGCGAAAACTGACCGAGGTGCAGGCGCTGTTGACCGCTGTGCAGGACGATTTGCCGATGCAGGGGGCCAATGCGCAGCCGTCATGGGTGATCCAGATCGACCCGCTGAACTTGCCCGTGCTGACGCTTTCGATAACTGGCGACGAGCGTTGGACGCCGGCGCGGATTCGGGAGGTCGCCGAGAACGAGATCGCGGATCGACTGAAGCGAACGAGCGGGGAGATCCATGCGGTAACGGCTTTTGGCGGTTATCGACGGCAGATGCAGGCGATTGTGGATCGCAACAAGCTGGCGGCGCGCGGGCTTTCAATACTCGATGTGCAGCAAGCCATCGACACGATCAACCGTGCCAACCCGTCAGGTCGATTGACTACAGGCGACCGGGAAGAGGTCGTGCGGATGGATCTGTTGGCGCGATCCGCAGAAGAACTGTCTGCGTATCCCATCCGGTCGGACGGCGATCGAACGGTCTTTTTGCGCGACGTAGCCGATGTGATTGACACGGTGGACGAGCGGCGCAGCGTTTTTTTTCACCAATGGCAGGCGGATGGAAAGTGGCAGACCGACCAGGCGATCGCGCTGAACGTGCTGCAGAACCCGTCGGCCAGTTCGCCCCAGGTCATTGCCGCAGTAACGAAGGAACTGGCGGCGATCGAGGGCGACTATCCTGGCCTAAAGTTTCGCACGGCCTATAACAATGCCGAGTTCGTGGACGTGTTGCTGAAGAATCTCTGGTTCGAGCTGGCATTGGCGGTCGTCTTAGCCGGTTTGGTCGTGTGGCTCTTCTTGGCAGAGTGGCGCATGACGCTGATCGCGCTGACCGCGATTCCGACCTCGATGGCGATGGCGATTCTGGCGCTTGTGCCCATGGGAATGAGCCTCAATTCCAGCACGCTGATCGGCCTGCTGTTCAGCATCGGGCGATTGGTGGACGACGCCATTATCGACCTGCACGCCGTGCGGCGGCACATGAAGATGGGAAAGGATGCCCAGACGGCCACGATAGAGGGCATCAGCGAAGTGAGGCGATCGGTGGCGGCTAGCACGCTGATGATCGTGATCGCGCTTGTGCCGTTGCTGTTTGCGGGCGGGATTGTGGAGCAGATGTTTATCGGCTTGGTTTGGCCGCTAATATTTGGCCTGTTGGCGTCGTTCTTGGTGTCGATGACGCTGACGGCGACGCTGGCCGCGCGCTATTTGGAGGGGGCTTCGGAGGGGCCGGCTCGGTTCGAGCGCTGGGTTATCGGACCGTTTCAGAGCCTGCTGGACCGCATGGAAGGCGGTTATGGCCGTTTGATCCGATGGTTGCTGAAACATCGCTTTGCCAACCTTGTGCGCATTCAGGCGACGCTGGCGGTGGGCGTGGTCTTCTACTACTTTATTGGCAGCGAGATGATGCCCTTGGGCGACATCAGCCAGGCCTATCTGCGATTGGAGATGCAGCCGGGCGCGTCTTATGCGGCGACGGAGGAGGCGACGCGGCGCATTCAGCAGATTGTGCAGAAGCACCCGGAGATTCGCAGCGTTGCGTGGGAGGTTGGCGCGGAGGGCGGACCGGGCTATTACGAGGGCGCTTACTTTACCGGATATGCGGCCATGCGCGAGAACGGCGCCACGGCGATGATCGCGCTGACATCGAAGGACGAACGGCAAAAGGACATTTGGCAGGTGATCGATGCCATTCAAGAGGAGGCTGTGGCTACTATTCCGGGCGTCCGGCTATTGCAGATCAAGGAGATGGGCGTGGACGTGATGGCGACGGCCGCCGCACCCATCCAGATATTGATCTACGGACCGGACTTTGCATTGACCAGCATGCTGGCCGAGGAGAGTTTGCGCATTGCCAAAGATCAAGTTCCCGATCTGTTTCAGCCCGGCACATCGTGGACGATGGGCAAGCCGACCTGGCGATTGAACGTCGATCTGGCGCGCGCCGCACAGTTCGGCCTCTCGCCCGAGGAGATCGCGAATCAGGCGTTTTATGCGACCAAGGGCGGATATGGGATGGAGTTTTATCGCTTTCCGGACATTGCGGACCGGCGCCAGACGACCGTCCTGATTCGCTACGCTGAGTCGCAACGGATGCATCCGTACGACTTGGAGCATCTGTTGCTGACGAACTCCGAGGGGCATTCGATCCCGTTAAAATCGATTGCGGAGGTCGAACTGGCGTCATCGCCCACAATGATCGAGCGAGACGGGCTTCGGCGCGTTGTGAGCCTGATGGGCTACTACCGAAAGGGCGACTATCGGCCGCCCTCGGCGGAGCTGGAGGCGCCGCCGCGCCCCTCCATGGATGTGGCGATGGATGTGATGATGCGGGCGATGAGCCAGATCAATTGGCCGCCGCGCGAGTACGGCATGGAAGTCCGCGGCGACATGACGCAGATGATGGATTCGTTCCGCCGCATGATGATCGGGTTTCTGATCGCGATCCTGCTAATGTACCTGGCGCTGGCGGCGCAGTTCGGCGGATTTTTGCAACCGATTCAGATGGTGTTCAGCCTGCCATTGGAGCTGACGGGCGTTTTTATGTTTCTTTATCTGATGTCGCAGTCGTTCAGCACGGTTTCGTTGTTAGGGATTATTGTGCTGACGGGGATGGACCTGACGGCGGCGATCCTGATGATCGACCTGATAATGGGATTGCGAGCGAAGGGGATGCCGCGCGACGAAGCAGTGATCGCGGGCTGCACAGATCGATTGCGCCCGATTTTGATGACGGTTACGGTTACGATCGCGGCGCTGGCTCCGGTGGCGTTTTTTCCTAAGATGGGCACCGATGCGTATCAGCCGTTGGCGACGGCTGTGGTGGGCGGCCTGATTATGGGCACGGCGCTGACGCTGGTGGACATCCCGATCATGCACACCTTGGCGGACGATCTGGTTCGTCGTTTTCGGCGGGGTCGGTGA
- a CDS encoding DEAD/DEAH box helicase yields the protein MDDALQNCLEKTGWNIRDVLSLPAKQASYLPVEGMEVSRHTRQLLNQLHPGGLYRHQRIAIEAFATGHNVCLTTGTASGKTTLFQAAFIEELAKCREAKALAIYPLKALGNEQEQRWHKTLSEFFRNGSYVGRIDGNVKGIKRRIEILRKNAVVVVTPDIMHAWLLPKVNLPPVQRFLKKLRLVVIDEAHDYRGVFGSQSAFLFRRLRHLCDLAGSAPRFVAASATIADPKAHLEQLTGLDFEIVGQEVDGAPQHAKHLVFIERSDGGDLPTVVPELYARMGELGQSFIAFHNSRRQVELFAGIAMRNRHDQSRRFDALDDEKPEWEHQFDHLENHDILPYRSGYEDQDRSQIQRRLQSGTLRGVVSTSALELGIDIPSLARGVLFGVPKTSTSFLQRIGRVGRHADSEILIINTGSAYDEEIFADPRLLLERPAAQGAMYLQNRQIQYIHVLCLARIGGEHDTVVSTQEGDFSSYVQWPDGFLELAKAERTGQVPTDLQQMSSEAGAEPHLVFPLRAIDAQFRVKLNQGPENTPKGELSFGQLMREAYPGAVYRYTGSTFRVYKVNRREREVLVRKERSYVTTACFLPTLVLPNLNPDHVFSHRVAGKLQIVESVLQIKEWICGFKEQRGPNSLDFVYPLDATLCGVHYDQDNFQRNYFTSGFCLFHPALAIDKVEREALAELLLQSLLIEVPFEPSDLDAASDKLRLNWHDLTKDTPFLSIYDANYGSLRLSSALCEPVVLSKSIQRLPKFAEAFCEREVTVKAAKALAKDAANFLRQAMNVVDATLPITSDAPGMVRKVIKPGSIGCWIAHDNMDFKIERVYWNASEADIYYETTSTVTGSNKAPIRVKASNVVEIPGISEVVYFDCDTGQLIESL from the coding sequence ATGGACGATGCTCTTCAGAACTGTTTAGAAAAGACCGGTTGGAACATCCGGGACGTGTTATCGCTTCCCGCAAAGCAAGCGTCGTATTTGCCGGTAGAGGGAATGGAGGTTTCTCGCCACACTCGACAACTATTGAATCAACTGCATCCAGGAGGACTATACAGGCACCAACGAATCGCAATCGAAGCGTTTGCCACTGGGCACAACGTTTGTTTAACTACCGGCACAGCATCCGGGAAGACAACGCTGTTCCAAGCAGCATTCATCGAGGAGTTGGCGAAATGTCGGGAAGCAAAGGCGCTAGCTATCTACCCGCTGAAAGCACTGGGCAACGAGCAAGAGCAACGATGGCACAAAACTCTAAGCGAGTTTTTCCGTAATGGCTCATACGTCGGGCGAATAGACGGAAACGTCAAAGGCATTAAAAGAAGAATTGAAATCCTAAGAAAGAACGCTGTCGTCGTAGTAACCCCCGACATAATGCATGCATGGTTGCTGCCTAAAGTTAATTTGCCGCCTGTTCAAAGGTTTCTTAAAAAGCTTCGGCTAGTAGTAATAGACGAGGCTCATGACTATCGCGGCGTGTTTGGTTCGCAGTCTGCATTCTTGTTCCGCCGTTTGCGCCATCTTTGTGATCTGGCTGGGTCTGCTCCTCGGTTTGTTGCCGCTTCGGCGACTATTGCTGACCCAAAGGCACATCTTGAGCAACTAACGGGGTTAGACTTTGAAATTGTCGGCCAGGAAGTGGACGGCGCGCCACAACACGCAAAACACCTTGTCTTTATAGAGAGATCAGATGGAGGCGACCTTCCCACGGTCGTACCGGAACTCTATGCGCGCATGGGCGAGCTAGGCCAAAGTTTTATTGCGTTTCACAATAGCCGTCGCCAGGTCGAACTGTTCGCCGGTATTGCAATGCGCAACAGACATGATCAAAGTCGGCGCTTTGACGCTTTGGACGACGAAAAGCCCGAGTGGGAGCATCAGTTCGATCACTTAGAAAACCATGACATATTGCCATATCGTTCAGGATACGAAGACCAAGATCGATCTCAAATCCAGCGTCGCCTGCAATCCGGAACATTGCGCGGCGTTGTTTCGACGAGCGCATTGGAACTTGGGATCGACATTCCAAGCCTGGCGAGAGGCGTTTTGTTCGGCGTTCCGAAAACTTCCACCAGTTTTTTGCAACGCATCGGCCGCGTAGGCCGGCACGCGGACAGCGAAATTCTTATTATCAACACCGGATCGGCATATGATGAAGAGATTTTTGCAGACCCCAGGTTGTTGCTGGAGCGGCCAGCTGCCCAAGGAGCCATGTATCTTCAGAACCGCCAAATTCAGTACATTCACGTTCTTTGCCTGGCGCGGATTGGTGGCGAACACGACACGGTTGTCTCCACGCAGGAAGGCGACTTTTCATCCTATGTGCAGTGGCCTGACGGTTTCCTAGAATTGGCCAAGGCTGAGCGCACCGGCCAAGTGCCTACCGATCTCCAGCAAATGAGTAGCGAAGCTGGAGCCGAGCCGCACCTTGTCTTTCCTCTTCGCGCAATTGATGCGCAATTTAGGGTTAAATTGAATCAAGGACCAGAGAACACACCGAAAGGCGAACTCTCGTTCGGTCAACTCATGCGGGAAGCTTATCCTGGAGCAGTGTATCGCTATACAGGTTCAACCTTCCGTGTCTATAAAGTTAATCGCAGGGAACGAGAGGTATTGGTACGCAAAGAAAGGAGCTATGTAACTACAGCCTGTTTCCTACCTACTCTAGTCCTACCCAACCTAAATCCTGACCATGTGTTCTCTCACCGAGTTGCAGGCAAGTTGCAAATAGTCGAATCGGTCCTCCAGATCAAGGAGTGGATCTGCGGGTTCAAGGAGCAACGCGGGCCGAACTCTCTCGATTTTGTCTACCCTCTAGACGCAACCCTATGCGGCGTACACTACGATCAGGATAATTTCCAACGCAACTACTTTACCTCGGGCTTTTGCCTGTTTCATCCTGCACTGGCTATAGACAAAGTTGAACGAGAGGCACTCGCAGAACTTCTCTTGCAGTCGCTCCTAATCGAGGTGCCATTTGAACCCAGCGATCTTGATGCCGCCTCGGACAAACTCAGGTTGAATTGGCATGATCTAACCAAAGATACACCCTTCTTGAGCATTTACGATGCCAACTACGGCAGCCTCCGGCTCTCTTCTGCGCTCTGCGAGCCCGTAGTATTATCAAAGTCCATTCAACGGCTTCCGAAGTTCGCTGAAGCATTTTGTGAACGGGAGGTAACGGTCAAGGCCGCGAAGGCGCTTGCAAAAGATGCTGCAAACTTTCTCCGGCAGGCTATGAATGTTGTTGATGCAACTCTACCAATCACTTCTGACGCGCCTGGAATGGTTCGCAAAGTGATTAAGCCGGGCTCGATTGGGTGTTGGATTGCGCACGACAATATGGACTTCAAAATCGAGCGTGTTTACTGGAACGCAAGCGAAGCAGACATCTACTATGAGACGACTTCTACAGTGACAGGTTCTAACAAGGCTCCCATACGGGTAAAGGCTTCCAATGTCGTCGAGATTCCGGGCATCTCTGAGGTGGTCTATTTTGACTGCGATACCGGGCAACTTATCGAAAGCCTATAG
- a CDS encoding phytase, whose amino-acid sequence MIARLALLVLMALQPQAVSLAPALYTDPVTHDADDPAIWINRKNARESRIVGTDKDQEGALYVFDIKGKVRQIVKGLNRPNNVDVEQNSIIGGLTRDIAVATERGAQRLRIFAIDAEGQLTDVSGQTKLFDGEAGDRAAAMGVALYKRPKDGAVFAIVSRKSGPADGYLYQYRLTPEPNNKIGLVKARAFGKFIGGNEIEAIAVDDAQGIVYYSDEGYGVHRYRADPDAPNASQPLGVFAATGFEGDHEGIGIYATGPRTGYIVVSDQRKGESWYWVWRRDGDFTTPHKIVKGADDTDGLDCASASLGAAFPRGLVVAMNSKGKNFAVYDAARFFSLK is encoded by the coding sequence ATGATAGCGCGCCTCGCTCTGCTCGTTCTGATGGCCCTCCAGCCCCAAGCCGTCAGCCTTGCCCCGGCGCTCTACACCGATCCCGTAACGCACGACGCCGACGACCCCGCTATCTGGATCAATCGGAAAAACGCCAGAGAATCGCGCATCGTCGGTACCGATAAAGATCAGGAAGGGGCGCTCTACGTCTTCGATATAAAGGGCAAAGTCCGCCAAATCGTCAAAGGTCTCAACCGTCCGAACAATGTGGACGTCGAGCAAAACAGTATCATCGGAGGGCTTACAAGAGACATCGCCGTAGCCACCGAGCGCGGCGCGCAACGCCTGCGCATTTTTGCCATCGACGCCGAAGGCCAACTGACCGACGTCTCCGGACAGACGAAACTCTTTGACGGCGAAGCAGGCGACCGAGCTGCCGCCATGGGCGTCGCGCTCTACAAAAGGCCGAAAGACGGCGCCGTCTTCGCCATCGTCTCGCGCAAATCGGGCCCCGCCGACGGCTACCTATACCAATACCGGCTGACGCCAGAACCGAACAACAAGATCGGCCTCGTCAAAGCTCGAGCGTTCGGCAAGTTTATAGGCGGTAACGAGATCGAGGCGATTGCCGTGGACGACGCACAGGGGATCGTCTACTACTCAGACGAGGGCTACGGCGTGCACCGCTATCGCGCCGACCCCGACGCGCCAAACGCCAGCCAGCCGCTGGGCGTCTTTGCCGCTACCGGCTTTGAGGGCGACCACGAGGGTATCGGCATCTATGCAACCGGGCCGCGCACGGGCTACATTGTCGTCTCCGATCAGCGCAAGGGCGAAAGTTGGTACTGGGTTTGGCGGCGCGACGGCGACTTTACAACGCCCCACAAGATCGTCAAGGGCGCGGACGACACGGACGGCCTCGATTGCGCCTCTGCAAGCCTGGGCGCGGCCTTCCCTCGCGGCCTGGTCGTCGCCATGAACAGCAAAGGCAAGAACTTCGCCGTCTACGATGCCGCCCGCTTCTTCTCGCTAAAATAG
- a CDS encoding efflux RND transporter periplasmic adaptor subunit produces MKRAASVATSLLLLAVLIVGAWWIVKTKRPAGAMTPLEAQGMDMSVMKPPRGVFPVGAEAVRVELFAPTVVYPATIRAENEEVVRARVTGRLIDTKVYPGDRVRPGQALALIEPTEYAARSQEARGAVGTAEADSEQASAAISEADASLLASLEKIEQARAEVQEAQSLLAGAQAEQKAVEAEREQNAAESQAIAAEIEYWEAESARTAALLEKGFVSKRDAQMASTKLAQLREQLRSLRAMRVAIEARIEQSLSNRAAMQSRALRAEAMSRASEKEADAARARVSAAKAQRRKTQAAVAAQRGAASVAELYLGYSTITAQNEGVITERLLDPGTVAMAGDPIFRLQQDRTVRAQAKVSAEDAARIQAGFPVAIKRQSEPKRVYRAVVSTVFREADAASRTMIVEARLDNRDGRIAVGEYAEMEISLQRAVQEAITVPARSVQYDEGRRPFVWVLKEVPKDQAQTPSLYTCPMHPEIEQKGPGICPICKMDLVPKEIPSQFTAVRRKIVLGGASRDRAAVISGLGKGDRVIVFGFGSLVEGDPVFPTDWGSHGPGSISPPAFAPSESGGHKH; encoded by the coding sequence ATGAAAAGAGCTGCGTCCGTTGCGACAAGCCTGTTGCTTTTGGCCGTGTTGATCGTGGGCGCCTGGTGGATCGTTAAGACCAAGCGCCCGGCAGGCGCGATGACGCCCTTGGAGGCTCAAGGCATGGACATGTCCGTGATGAAGCCTCCTCGCGGCGTCTTTCCCGTTGGAGCAGAGGCCGTGCGGGTTGAGCTTTTCGCGCCGACGGTCGTCTATCCGGCTACCATACGCGCCGAAAACGAGGAGGTCGTCCGTGCGCGGGTTACGGGCCGGTTGATCGATACCAAAGTCTATCCGGGAGATCGTGTCAGGCCGGGCCAGGCGCTTGCACTGATCGAGCCGACCGAGTATGCGGCACGGTCTCAGGAAGCCCGTGGAGCAGTGGGAACTGCCGAGGCAGACAGCGAGCAGGCATCGGCGGCGATTTCGGAGGCCGACGCGAGCCTGCTCGCTTCGCTGGAAAAGATTGAACAGGCCAGGGCCGAGGTTCAAGAAGCGCAGAGCCTGTTGGCCGGGGCCCAAGCCGAGCAGAAGGCCGTCGAAGCCGAGAGGGAGCAAAACGCGGCTGAATCTCAGGCGATTGCGGCGGAGATCGAGTATTGGGAGGCGGAATCGGCGCGAACGGCGGCGCTGTTGGAGAAGGGATTCGTCTCCAAACGGGACGCTCAAATGGCGTCCACGAAGCTGGCGCAACTAAGGGAGCAACTTCGGTCGCTTCGGGCCATGCGGGTCGCGATCGAAGCACGCATCGAGCAGAGCCTATCCAATCGGGCGGCCATGCAGTCGCGAGCGCTGCGCGCTGAAGCCATGAGCAGGGCGTCGGAGAAGGAAGCGGATGCGGCACGAGCGCGAGTTTCGGCGGCCAAGGCGCAACGGCGCAAGACGCAGGCGGCCGTCGCGGCGCAGCGGGGCGCAGCCTCCGTGGCCGAGCTTTACTTAGGATACTCGACTATAACCGCGCAGAACGAAGGTGTCATCACGGAGCGTTTGCTCGATCCTGGAACAGTGGCGATGGCGGGCGACCCGATCTTTCGGCTTCAGCAAGATCGAACGGTACGAGCGCAGGCGAAGGTCTCAGCGGAGGACGCTGCGCGCATTCAGGCGGGTTTTCCGGTCGCCATCAAACGGCAAAGCGAGCCGAAGCGGGTTTATCGAGCAGTGGTCTCCACGGTCTTTCGCGAGGCGGACGCTGCTTCGCGCACGATGATTGTGGAGGCTAGGCTGGATAATCGGGACGGGCGCATTGCGGTCGGCGAGTATGCCGAGATGGAGATCAGCCTTCAGAGAGCGGTTCAAGAGGCGATTACCGTGCCCGCGCGAAGCGTTCAGTACGACGAGGGCCGCCGTCCATTTGTATGGGTATTGAAAGAGGTTCCGAAGGATCAAGCTCAAACGCCGTCTCTTTATACCTGTCCCATGCATCCCGAAATCGAGCAGAAGGGGCCGGGAATCTGTCCGATCTGCAAGATGGACCTTGTGCCTAAGGAGATTCCGTCCCAGTTTACGGCGGTTAGGCGCAAGATCGTACTGGGCGGCGCCAGTCGGGATAGGGCCGCCGTGATCTCCGGTCTTGGCAAGGGGGATCGGGTCATCGTGTTTGGGTTCGGGTCGTTGGTGGAGGGCGATCCGGTATTCCCTACCGATTGGGGCTCCCACGGTCCTGGATCGATCTCGCCGCCTGCCTTTGCTCCTTCTGAATCGGGAGGGCACAAGCATTGA
- a CDS encoding cation transporter, which produces MYKFIGIAALAAVVGAASAQVQTVAIKVGNLHCEGCVAPVVQGIKAIKGVQAADLSYKTGIATVRFDEAKAAVSQIVNALPSIPHAMGPKFGKYSGLLSVKLMRGDPARAAASVSKVAGVAKATVDKGALHIAFKPNSLVKMAQIDQAIAKSGGQR; this is translated from the coding sequence ATGTACAAGTTCATAGGCATCGCCGCGCTTGCGGCGGTTGTGGGCGCGGCCAGCGCCCAGGTGCAGACGGTAGCCATCAAAGTCGGCAACCTCCATTGCGAGGGTTGCGTCGCTCCGGTCGTCCAGGGAATCAAGGCGATAAAGGGCGTCCAAGCCGCCGATTTGAGCTACAAAACGGGCATCGCGACCGTGAGGTTTGACGAGGCCAAGGCAGCGGTTTCTCAGATTGTCAACGCTTTGCCTTCGATCCCCCATGCGATGGGGCCCAAGTTCGGCAAGTATTCGGGTCTGCTTTCGGTGAAGTTGATGCGGGGCGATCCGGCGAGGGCGGCTGCTTCGGTCTCGAAGGTTGCGGGCGTGGCGAAGGCGACCGTCGATAAGGGCGCTCTTCACATTGCGTTTAAGCCGAACAGCCTAGTGAAGATGGCGCAGATCGACCAGGCGATTGCCAAGTCTGGCGGCCAGCGCTAA
- a CDS encoding SDR family oxidoreductase → MRLQGRSAWITGAAQGLGAAIAERLAQEGCDRLLLFDLQPLDAIAERLKNYRATVLTVQGDVANEDDVAEAQAVCAEDFGSLDILVANAGILISGEAVSFDTEDWWRVIEVNLMGYFLCARAAAQIMIEQGSGSIVQINSKSGLKGSYRNSAYSASKFGGIGLTQSLALELAPHNVRVNAVCPGNLLDSPLWQHSLFDQYAEKWQLPAEFVRKYYEAQTPLGRSCQYDDVCAAVVYLCSDEASYITGEAMSVTGGQL, encoded by the coding sequence ATGCGATTGCAAGGCCGCTCCGCCTGGATCACCGGCGCCGCACAGGGGCTGGGCGCCGCCATCGCCGAGCGATTGGCGCAAGAAGGCTGCGACCGCCTGCTTCTATTCGACCTTCAACCCCTCGACGCAATAGCAGAGCGACTGAAGAACTACCGCGCCACCGTCCTGACCGTCCAAGGCGATGTCGCCAATGAAGACGACGTAGCCGAAGCCCAAGCCGTCTGCGCAGAAGACTTTGGCAGCCTCGACATCCTCGTCGCCAATGCCGGAATCTTGATCAGTGGCGAGGCAGTCAGCTTCGACACCGAAGATTGGTGGCGCGTGATCGAGGTCAACCTCATGGGCTACTTCCTTTGCGCTCGCGCCGCCGCCCAAATAATGATCGAACAAGGCTCCGGCAGCATCGTGCAGATCAACTCCAAATCCGGACTCAAGGGCAGCTATCGCAACTCGGCCTACAGCGCGTCCAAGTTTGGCGGTATTGGATTGACCCAAAGCCTGGCGCTGGAGCTGGCGCCGCACAACGTCCGCGTCAACGCCGTCTGCCCCGGAAACTTGCTGGATTCCCCCCTCTGGCAGCACAGTTTGTTCGACCAATATGCCGAAAAATGGCAACTTCCGGCGGAGTTCGTGCGAAAATATTACGAGGCGCAAACGCCCTTGGGGCGGAGTTGCCAATACGACGACGTCTGCGCGGCGGTGGTCTACCTCTGCTCGGACGAAGCGTCCTACATAACAGGAGAAGCGATGAGCGTTACAGGCGGACAGTTATGA
- a CDS encoding PIG-L family deacetylase produces MQSNRRRGWTKWPVGGLFVGIALAGLYAFGKSELTATPEEAEQSGEALLTARNVLAIGAHPDDLDWYAAGTLRRLSDSGARVTMVIVTDGEKGPNRIGSQNLAKTRRAEQEEAARVVGAQRLEFLNMPDRGVQRYHRRVLEKIVAVWRDVKPDAVLTFDPVWPRPPYFHLDHEGTGKIVRRYWLSLPQPRPRLFLFHTRRPNTAVDVTEVAEIKQQALAAHRSQVGDRIGRRNRGFMRADGRPFGDKLMEMYREERR; encoded by the coding sequence ATGCAGTCGAATCGACGGAGAGGCTGGACAAAGTGGCCTGTCGGAGGGCTGTTCGTGGGCATCGCATTGGCCGGTTTATACGCATTTGGAAAGTCCGAACTGACCGCGACGCCCGAAGAAGCCGAACAAAGCGGCGAAGCGCTGCTGACCGCACGCAACGTGCTGGCGATCGGCGCGCATCCGGACGATTTGGATTGGTACGCCGCAGGAACCCTAAGACGACTGTCCGATTCGGGCGCAAGGGTTACGATGGTGATTGTAACCGACGGCGAGAAGGGGCCCAATCGAATTGGCAGCCAGAATCTGGCCAAGACACGAAGGGCCGAGCAAGAAGAAGCGGCCAGAGTCGTCGGCGCCCAACGATTGGAGTTTCTGAACATGCCCGATCGTGGCGTGCAGCGGTATCATCGGCGAGTTTTGGAGAAGATTGTTGCCGTTTGGAGGGATGTCAAGCCGGACGCCGTGCTGACGTTCGATCCTGTCTGGCCGCGCCCGCCGTACTTTCACTTAGACCACGAAGGCACGGGCAAGATCGTGCGGCGATACTGGCTTTCGTTGCCCCAACCGCGCCCCAGGCTGTTCCTATTTCACACTCGCCGACCGAACACAGCGGTGGACGTAACGGAGGTTGCCGAGATCAAGCAACAAGCGTTGGCCGCGCATCGCAGCCAGGTTGGGGATCGCATTGGGCGTCGCAATCGCGGCTTTATGCGGGCGGACGGGCGGCCGTTTGGCGATAAGCTGATGGAGATGTATCGAGAGGAGCGGCGCTAG